From Quercus lobata isolate SW786 chromosome 11, ValleyOak3.0 Primary Assembly, whole genome shotgun sequence:
aaaaaaaacattcataCTAATTCATACAAACCTTAAAGGGGGAATGCCATTTGtcccctaaaccttaaaaaagGAGAGTATTATTACTTATTTCATCTATAGTTTAGATaggaatatttttcaaaactgaaatattctttaaaaaaaaaaatctcaatgtTAGATGCATTAACTTGTCTATTACATTTGTTCAAACATAAATGAGATATTATCATTTGATAGAAATGTTTGGGAGCTAGTGTCATTTTATGTAACCTTAAAAGAGGTCGTATGAAttatcctaatttttatttgtaaggtgtATATTGTTAGTACCTGTCAATCAAAGATTTTGTTGTTAGTAAGGTGTATATTGCATTGgcttccttttgttttgttcatgCATTGCAGCGCCAATAAAGCCACTAGAGATTATTTGTAAAATGGCTCCATTCAGGCTCATATCGCTTGTAGAgccaattcattttttttagatttctttGTAGAGATGCAAATTGTAAAAGGTTTGCTTCAAAAAAATTCTCCAGCTCCTCTGGCTAGATATGACACAAGTGTCATCACACTGGATTCCTCTAACTTTTAACTCAGTGCCGGCCCTACAGATGCAGTTGATACGGTCGTGTGAAGCTCCTAGTAGAAAAAAGAAGcccaaattttaatcaataggataactttttttaattaattaaacctaAATATTAgctaacaaataaaataatttttttattaaatgaaaaataagaaaaaaagagagaaaaatgctacattcacaacatttttcacaatatttttacaaaaaatcgTAAGTAGCAAATTGTTACAGGCtgttattgatggcaaaaaaaataattctagtagtaggttcaaattaaaatcagtaacaATTTAACacctagaatttgttgtgaaaaatattataaatgtagtacatctcaaaaaataaaaaatagagcaatacacaaaaaaaaagttcacaatatttttcacaatagttgagtTGACAAACTTTTATTAGTTCTCACTTAGGTTCACTACTAACATcattcttatccaaaaaaaaaaaacatcattcttttACTTACCATTATTAATCTACCACATCAAtaggtgtgaaaagttttgtcaaatttttttgtctacaaactttctaaattttttttattttttttacgtGATTCATGttaattactaattagtaataattttgcatataaaacATGATAATagagtttaagtaatatttcattttttaagttatatatatatatatatatatatactggtAAGAGCTTAGGATCCTCTAAAGATTCTTGAAATTGattcttgaaattttagggGTAGTTTGCTTTTCTTGAGGGTGAAAACCTTTTCCACATGAAAGTAGATGAGAATCTGGAAAGAGTAGCGTAGCTGTGATACTATTcatgttttgtcttttgtgttgGTTGGTACTGTTTTTGTCATTTACTTTTCTTGAAATTCTATATAAGGCCTTAAAGTATGCTTCCAAATACATCAAGCTGCCCCTGCTTTTACTCATTCTTGACCAGAGTTTCAGCATGGCCATATGAGTTGATCTGACCCATCTGAAACCTTACCAAGCTGGATTTGTTGGATCTGTGTGGCCTGTTCTTGGTTGTACAAGAGAGAGATCACGTTAATTCTCCAGACTTTAGAGCTTGTGGTTTTGGTCTCAATGAGGTTAGTCACCTTGTTAAACTGTCCAACAAGGTTAGTTCCATCATTGCTGACTCTGGGAACTAGAGGAGGTGATCAAGTGGGATGTCCCTCCACTTAGCATGATAAATGGACAAGTCTTTAAACTGTACTTATATTTCTCCAGACCCATGGCCATGACATGAGGCATTTGGTTTAGCCTTGTATGAGGGGAGTATCTTTGTTTTAAGGTTTCGGAAATTAGGAGGTCAGGATCTTGGGCTATTCTCCTGTACAGCTTTCCACCCTTCTGTTTTGCCTTTGATTTTGGACAAGACTTCTTCAAAAACTGCTTTTTTAATCTGCCATTCTAATACACTAGTTGAATGCCTTATTATTTGGCTTTCGATCTGCTTTCCTTGAGGATAAGAATCCTTGCCATGTTCGATTTTCAAATTTGCATCTACATTTGAAcctaagaaaataacaaatttataaaagacCTATCAATGCTCCAGGATTTTAACACAGTAATTAGTTCTTTCTCTTTTGCATTAAGAGTATGATAAGAAGCTCATTGGCACACATAAGGTGTAATAGAGTTAGGGCTGCTCCCATTACTTTAACTTCCTTTAAACCAAAGTAGTCAATACAGTATTAGAGACCGTTTTGGTTTGATCAGGAGAACAAAAAATTCTAATTCCAGAAATTACTAGCGTATCATTTcaaggttttatatatatactagacTCATCACATGCGTTTTGCACGTGCAATAAgactgttttttattttatattttaagtttagggaaataatgtttaaaagtaaGATAGAGATAGTGtcttaatttttaagattttgataaaagtttgaaagCCTTAAGTTAGaaactcttttaaaaatagtaaattactcttttaatccgttattttttttaattaaaattatttaactaaaagataggggtattttagaaagtttaaggatttatgtgaaaatattttagtacgTAGAATGTTGAAAACCAAACAGAGAATCCTcttattaatagtatagatatatatgagagagagagagagaacaccgGTTTGTATGTTAAGTAATGCCATCAAGCTGCCTTCCTTAAGGACAAGAATCCTTGCCatgttggattttcaaatttgCATCTATATTCTAACCGTAGAAGGATTCATTGGAAGACTTAACAATGCTCCAATATTCTAGCACTTAGTTCTTGCTCCTTTGCATTAAGAGGCAATAAGCTCATCAACAAACATGCTAGGGCGGACCTCTAACTACTAAACTTCCTTTAAACTAAAGCACTCAATACAGTACTAGAATTCGTTTCGGTATGGTCAAgggaacaaaatattttatcataacACAATACGATTCCAAATAATTACATTTCAGTGAAAGTCAACATAATACCAAACGCAAtttctttaaaacaaaaaataaaaatgcattcTATCATAACACATTATTAGAACGGGAATGCATTCTGTGAGCAGAGTTATCAAAAGCCGCCTAAAAATCAAGGTCCAAACTTTATTTTGTCACGCCTAAAGATGATATCACACATCATAAAAAGATGAACAATGGTCCAAACAAAAACTTCAAACTGCTCTTATAGCACTGGTCTACATGCCAAACAACTGATCCTTTTTACCAAATGAGATATGTTAGAGATCTTGGTGACTACCATATAGCTTCAGGAATCTCGCTCGTGTACATTTTAGTGTAGACTTCGCATAATTCCATGCAAGTAACCACCGGTCATAATAAGTGAAACTAAAGATACAACACCTGCTGGAAATATCTTCCCTGATTTCTTAAAACGAGCACCCATCACTCCCAGAAGAGCAGCAGAAATGCCTGCAAATTTGGAGAAAACCATAGAGATTAGCTTAAGCAAAAAGCAGATTGAAAATGAAACAAAGTTCCCTTTTAGAAAAGCACTTCTGGTTAGGCCTCacatcaagaaataaaaaaggtacAATTATATCATGGTGCAACCACAAATTTACTTCCTCTGCAATTTATCACTCTGTAGTTAACAAATTGCAATTCACCTACTATAAGTGCTCCATTGCCATTCAATTTCTAAAAAGGATTActaatcctaaattttttgataaatatatttgatactaaaaaataaaaatcaactcATGAATGTGACGTAGGAAAATTTGGGGAATTCATCTACGTGTGTTTGTGGTAGGGCTTAGTGGTTAGGAGAATTTGTAGATTTAGgctttaaaaatttagaaaaaaggGTTAGGATTAAAAGAATGAATAGAATTTTGGTCAAGAAAAGACAAGGTAAAGATTTGATTTATGGTTATAAAAGATGTGAGAAGAGACAGATTGAATTTGTTCACAGGTTATGAACTGTAGTGTGAACAATGCATCTGAACAGTGATGTAAACAATACAGTGAATAATGACAGAATGCTGAAGAAGAACAGGGGTTttctttttgggggggggggggtttggttagaaagggagaaaagaacaCAGTAAAGACAATATACCTCAATACTCAAAATGCTAAGATTTTCTATTAATCAACTCTTCGAATTTTTTGAGTGTGttgaatataaatataaatacagAACAACTCTTTAAGATTTATAATATGACAAGTAAATTAAGCCTATGTTTGGCAACTCTACAAAAAAATGTACATTCTGTTTTTGAGGCGTGAGAATGCATAATGCATTTTTCCCCTTGTTTGTTAATTACACTTTGTACTAAATTCATCAAATAAGTTCGCTATAACCTCTACAAATAAGCCAGGATTAGATAATTTTCAAATCTTTcattctcaattaaaaaaaaaaagcttctcaTCCatgttaattattttgtttcaaCCTCTAGACCCACAAATAAATTCCATGAGGTAAACCAATGACTcttctcctctttcttctttcctttttctttcccaaAGTTCCTCCCCCATCTTCCTCTCACGAATTTACCTATCTCAACCGTTATATCTCACCAAATGCAAGTCAATCAACACAATTGTATTTTAGTAGGAGTTGTGACATAATACCAAATGCTACTTCTCAAACTACCTCATTACACCAAAATAATCTCTCTGGTTAGTAAAGTTAATAATTGCTAACTAAAGCcaaagagccttgtagctcaactgatTGGCACCTTTTGGTGTTTATAACAGAGACATTGAGGACTCAAATCTCCCATCTCCCGTTGTacttgtaactattgaattatcaaaaaaaaaaaaaaaaaaaaaaagcttcctCAAAGCCTAATactggaataaaaaaaaaaaaaaaaaaaacttggagtCTTGGACACATAGGAAGTCTTCTAGAAAATTATAGACTAACTTAGTTCCCAAAATCCCATTAGACCttgtttgttttgatgtaaaaatttcaagcacATGGGCATCGAAGAGACCCCTCCCCCACCCAAACAAAGATCTATCACTTTTTTGTCTATGGAAGAACAGGGTACAAATTACATAGATTACACGTGCAAGGTGGGTGGTATTCTTACAATAGATAACCTTATTAAGAAGAACTTGCCTCTTGTTAATTGCTGTTGCTTATGTTGGTGTGATGAGGAAACTATGGATCATCTTTTTCTCCATTGTAAGATTGCctcttgttaattttatttatttattttttgtttggggttCAGTGGGTGATGCCGAGAATAGTCTCTCTTCTTTTCGCttggaggaattggttggggaattattttcaaatgtttCGATTATGGTACCGGTATGTCTAATGTAGTTAGAATGGAAGGAACGCAATGCCCGAACTTTTGAGGACATTGAGAGACCTATTGAATTGTTGAAGACTTTGCTAGCTAGGACTTTATTTGAGTGGTCTCGTATTTGGAGTCTCACACATTGTATTTCCTTGTCTGATTACATTATTTCTGTTAGATTTTCCTTTTGATCTGaatgtatttttttcattgctGTGAGTTTACAATTGTAAACACATTGCAGTTTTGCTACCAATTAAACTTTtatttcctattaaaaaaaaaaggaggatgagaaattgatttattatttgttcCTACATTGCCTAATAGCTAATTTGTAATGGAGTATGGTCTTCTGTTTGGTTGGAATAAATTGGGTGATGCCACAAATGGTGATTGAATTGCTGGCATTTAGGAAAGGATGTTGGGAATGCATCAAGATTTGTAAAGTCCAAAAGTTATTCATAAATGTTTAAAGTTGCAtattttgaaagagagaaatggGTGTACCTTTGAGGAAAAGGAGACAACAATAGAGAATTTGAAGCATCTATTCCTAAGACTGTCTTTGAGTGGATGCAGGCCGTTACAGACTGACCTCAGACTCTTcatcgagttttaatgaatttataaatttgttaaatttttggaagtttacattgaatttgaattttcagttttattttagcataaatcCCATGTACTAGGGTAAAACCCTATGCTTTCTTGTTTTAACGGATTTGTTaataagtatataaaaaaatggggTACAATGCAATACAACACTCTGTAAATTGGTATTGCTTTTGCTAATGAGCATTGGTGATGGGTTTTACACAGCCCTTGCATTAGCACTGCATATCTTGATAACTTGATGCTTATTCCGTGTATGATGATGTGATGAAATTACACTCTGTTTGACTTTGGAGTCCTTCCTAAATGGGTTCTATAGCTATGTTGCTCAAGCTTGGATCATTAAATGAATGACCTATTGTTTGATGCATAAGGGGATTATAGGAATATGTGTGTACTGTGTAGtggatttattaattttttttacatgtaacAAAATGTGTCTCTAGAAGATCATACCTTATTTGTTACATGGTAGTTTGCCCAAAAGTTCCATGCTTCACTTGGCatattaaatatttcaattCAGAATGTGCCAATGGTCTTTGAATCAAATGGCATCTCTTCATTGTATTTGCCTATATATTCACTAACTTCTtgtctttttaatatttaaattttaggtccttttctttaatttctattttttaagaGATCAGTTATTAAGTATGCAGTTTCTTCAGGTCTAAATAAGAGGAATTAATGAATAATGATACTTTTTTTGCAAGAGAAAAGCGTTTTTTACTTATACTTAATAAGATGTTATAACAGATATTTATAGGGACTAACAGAAccattaaaaagtaaaataaccAATAATAGCCAttacacctctctctctctctctttttttttttttttttttgaaagtgaaTGCGTTGATATTTGCTCTCAAGAGTCTTACATCAAAATTCTAATCAAAGTGAAGTCACTAATTGTGCATTCTTTTTCCCCACAAGTAATAGTTAATTTATAGAACAAAGGAGGTAAAGCTCTGGTACACTGGGGACTAATTGTGCATTATTTATAAGAAgattaaaaggaaaatgctgGTGAAAAACACCAATAAGCCAGTCTTATCCATTAATTCATAGCATCATCTGTTGAACTATCGAATATAGAAAATTTAAGATAACTAAGAAGGGTATAATTGTGTCTTACCAAGCCCCACGGATGATGCAAGAACGGGTCTCACAGGAAGCTGAGAATAAACATAATATAGCAGTGAGGCAGATATTCCGCCTGCCAACAGTGACTTCTGGCTGCCACTCTTCAAATAGCCCATAACACCACCCACTGTCGAAATgtaaaccaaaattcaattacatgcacatttttttttataactaataagagttttgttgaaaatgaaaaatactttaTTGTTGCAACggtgaacacaaaatatcttAATAAATTACACGGATATCAAATAGAAGATCTTAAAGGGTTTTAGAACTCAAGAATGGAAGAACAATGTGTAAAACCCCAAGCctgagaccaatcaaacaaagtagGCATCAACAAGGACTTCAAGTGATCAAGAAATCTCTCAACATTCTTAAACATACGACTATTTTGCTCTCTCCACGCTATCCACCTCATGCATGCCAGCACCAAATTCCATACATCCAAAGAATGTTTCCCAAACCAATTTCTCCAACCAAATAATAGATTTGCAAAAGTCATCTGCATCAACCACTAAATCCGAAACATCCGAAACATTTCACTTCACAAAGCATTTGCCACATCACATTGAAGTAAAAGATGGTTCAACGTTTCCCCACTACACCAGCACATACAACACAAACTTACTAATGAGAAACGCTCTCCACAAGAAGAACAAGACTCTTTTGGGGCTTAACACACGAAATACTCTTACAGGGAAAAGAATGATTGCGGATGCCACAAATGATCTTGTAGCAAGACAGAACAGCAAAATTGCCACTCCCATTCAATATCCATGTCATTCTACCATCTCCTTCTTCCCTAGGCACCAGGGGAATTAATGTGATCAAGAAAGGAATACGCTGTCCTGATCATGAAAGTCACTATGGAACTGCAAATTCCAACTCCTGACCTCCTTGTTCAACAGAGAATCCAACATATCAGCAACTAAAGCTTCCTTGTCGACTGCACACTCAAACAGATAAGGGTATAAATCCTTTGGAAAAAGGTGTCCACTCCAAAGATcataccaaaatattatttgatttcCCTCGCCTGCCTTAAAAGCCATATGCCAGAAAAAAAACTATCCCACCATGCTCTGATACTCCACCATAAACTAAACCCATGCTCCCTCGACCAACTTTTGTACACCATCCACCCCTATCTTCCCCCATTCAATTACATGCACACACAATCTTTATTTTTACCTCAATAGCTTAACATATAATCAAGGCAAACAGACTATAACGAAAGAGATATACGACTACATAAATTATTCCATAAGTGAGATATGCCTCAAAAATAATCTACAAAGGCATGATGATCAAGATCAATCCTGCATGGTGAGTTCCCCTTAGCTTGAATAAGTGTCTCGGGTTCAAATCCCGCccacaccaaaaaccaattgatgtctTGCCCGGATAATAAAAGGCAATCATCGTAGAGTAGACACCATAAGTTCAAATCCTATAGTACCTATCTAAAAGATTAATGATCAACCCAAGACCAAATTTGGCGGTCCGAAATGGTACAAAGCAGTAAACCTTTATGCAATCGAGTAATCTAACAACTTTAGGAAACTAATTCCATTTCCAACTCAATCCTAATATAAACAGATATCTCATGTATCAACTGCTagggaaattttgaaatacaaatgcataaaattttatatgtacCTCCAACAAGTGCAGCATATCCAAGAGTTAATTTCTGAGACATGGACATGGACCCCATTTTCTTGCTGTTTTGTTCTTCGCCTTCGTCGTCGCCCTTGCTGTTGTTGTCACCGTCGCCtccaccaccgccaccgccaccgcctTTGTCACCAAAACCGCCTCCGTCTCCTCCACCACCGAAGTCAGGTTGTATGGAGTCGACAGTAAAGACAGTGGACGCTTGAAGAGGGTCAGAAGAGACAGCCCCAGAAGCCAAAACGCAGTGTCGTTGAAGATCCAATCTGACACCACCAAATCCACAGGAAGATGGCGATTTCGAGAGCTGGGTTGGGGTTGAACAACGAAGGGTACTTCTGCTAACACTGTTGTTGTGGGTTTTACGCAGTGATCGAAATCCAACCTTGGGTCGGACCACTATTAGAGAGGACTGACTCTGACAAACACCCACTCCCAATAACACTTCCCCCATTTTCGTTTATGTGTTTACGTGTGTGTGTCTCCTTCTGGTTTCTTCGATTCTGAGACACGAATCAGTTGTCTTGTTGGACATGGGCCTCGGCCCGATCTGCCATCTATTGTCCTGTCCCAGTTGAAACTTTACTGCAGCAGCCCACACAAATTCCCAGTAGCACAGCAAAACCCACGATTTCAGCACGTGATAAGTTGTAAAAGCATCAACTTGGTGGAAccaattttttagctatttgtatcataaaaaactattttatctacttactttataaaatattattttatctattttatctatttattttacaaaaacatCTAGCATAAGTGgatttattttaggttttaatacaataaaataatataaatatcacaataaaataatatatctatttctttATAGCAATGTgaacacacaaataaaaaatatatataagaaaagaaaaaaatataagaaaaaataacaatagtGTGAACGTACAAACAGTATATAACAGTGTGAAcgctatataaaaaaataaaaaaaaataaaaaaaaaaagagtgaaagaagTGTGATTGCACAACCGATGTAATGTGAACgctaaaaaaagagaaataagaataaatgaaaaaataaaatgagtaaaatagtcaaaagtagtgtgaacacaaatataattctttttaatcTTTCAGTTACAACACACAGCTACTTTTAGCAATCAATGTGGATGCCAAAAAATATGGTTTTGGTTCCATCATTGTAGGGcacattttggtatttggtggtactaaaaatagcaatatagttATTTAGTACCACCaatatgaatgctctaagtGATGAAGTAAAAATGGTGGATTTATAACTTCAACACTCATGACTCGTTATACGGacgagttttgggttttgttatgATTCTAGCATTATTGGGCTAGATCATGCTTTGTCTCTTTATTCTGGGTTAAAAATACACGTTAGGCCCTATAGCTTTGatcaaatatcattttattagtccattgtgtttaaaaattatcattttagttTATTAACTTTGATaaattgtcattttagtcctttaactttTAACAACTATCATTTTAGTTTGctaagtttaaaaa
This genomic window contains:
- the LOC115969519 gene encoding protein FATTY ACID EXPORT 2, chloroplastic-like: MGEVLLGVGVCQSQSSLIVVRPKVGFRSLRKTHNNSVSRSTLRCSTPTQLSKSPSSCGFGGVRLDLQRHCVLASGAVSSDPLQASTVFTVDSIQPDFGGGGDGGGFGDKGGGGGGGGGDGDNNSKGDDEGEEQNSKKMGSMSMSQKLTLGYAALVGVGGVMGYLKSGSQKSLLAGGISASLLYYVYSQLPVRPVLASSVGLGISAALLGVMGARFKKSGKIFPAGVVSLVSLIMTGGYLHGIMRSLH